The window ggttttttttaattctaaaaaaggTCTGATACCTTATGTAAAGGGTCAGAATGGTCCGtgctttttaatacatttagaTGATCAacattctgaattttttttaaattttagttttGTGAACCTTAAATAATAAAGtcttataaaaatgattatctATATAATGGATTTGAAAAAGCTATAAAgtcaaattatttctttatatcttaaaatgaggaaagttttatgaaaacgaaattctatcaaaaagaaaaaaaatacaatctgATTTTAGATTAAGTAACCTTTGGTTTTCTTTAAGATTGTATTCGAAACTCGTTATAAATGTTCCTCAGTGCCCGCAACGAGATCGCATAAAACTGTATAATCTTCAGAAAAAATAAGTTACAACAATGGTTAAAATGAAAGAATGTGTTTAGTTTGTCAGTtgcaaaatgttataaaaatgtttatcctatttttctttttacttatTGCTCTATCACTCTGTAAGATAAATAAAACGGTAGTTTAATgtatgtttcatttatttttttctttatatttaggGATGAATTGTAATGTTCTTTTTAGACTAAACATGTTTGTATGTTGGATTGAAAGCAAATGTATATTGAGCATAACACAAAGTACACAAAACGTCTTTATTTCATAACACGATACAAAGCAAACTAAAATAAAACGCATTCATAACAAGCATAATGAGCAAGGAGAATAAAAAATAGTAATTGACAAGTTAAATCCATAGATCAATTTTGttgttatcaattatttacaaaatttagcaTATCAGCGTTTGTAGAAATACGATGCTGTTATCGAAATAGTGCAAATATAGTTGTCGCTCCTTTGTGGGAATTAATTACTTCCCTTGGATAAATTTAAAACAGGCGCACTCAATTTAAACTCCCTTTTCCGTCTTACCACAAGAGTGCGGTTAGTGCTTTTGTTCAAACCAATTTTTTCCCTCTGAAAATAAGTTTTCAACGTAAATTCACCCATCCTGTATTCTCTctgttgttttatatttattcattgaaaaaaatggtACTGCTTGCTCCTAATTTTGTATTGCAAAGCGACAATCTCCATCTTCCCATCTTCAATCCAACCACTTGGCTAAAATAGGCGTATTGGTCAGcttttttatgacattttatgACATTAAAACTTCGACCTTGACCTTTGCACCTCTTAGGGTGAATGTCActttgttttaacattttatttccttgaattatttgatttgtttgaatgaTTTGATGTGTTAACTATGACCTTGAGTCCTGCACCTCTTAGGATGGATCAAGGTCACTTATAAATCTGATTTGATAAACTTTGACCTTGAGTCTTGTAGGTTTTACAAACAAGGCCACTTATTTGATATGTTGAAAagtttgatgatatatttttgagtAAACTTTAGTCATACAATATGAATGAAACGTCTGGTAAATGCACATcgaaatattatataataaacgACCATTATTCATTGATCTCAACACATCTGACAATGAAAACAAGGTGGTTTATTAGTCAGTCAATTGTATTGGTGCTACAACACATTGTCCATCAAATTCCCCGCAGGTAAGTTTTCCATTTATGGCTGTTTTCAAGCAAGCAAAGCAAAATTCTGTTTTGCAAAAGGTACATAACATAGATTTACAAGCTTGGTCGTGTTGCAGCAACGTTTTGCAATTGGGGCAAAGACGTTTAGACGGTACACCTGACATATGGGAATAATCTAAGGTCACTTTTGGACATTCGACCAACTGTCTTCTAATTTCTACATTGTTAATATAATCGTTGTGCGCGTAACAAACATGGTTATGTGTCCATATTTGCAAACAATGccaacaaaatttaaaagggtAAAGCTGGGAACTAGAACAAATGTAGCATTTAACATGCGAATCAGTGACTCTTAATCTCTCACAGAATGAGTTACATCCAGGACACAGCTTAATGTCACCTCTTTGTCGATTGTTCAAAAAATTAAGGGACAATTTTCcactgaaaaaaatgaattcatctGAGCTTAATACACAATTTTGTAGGATGTCTACATTATTCCATATTTGACCACAAGTTCCATAGTCCGTTTTCCCTGGACAACGCAAGCAGTAATCGTTCTGTAAAATCTTTTcacgaatcaaaccaaacaaaTTATCTGGTGCTATAAGAAAAAACATAAAAGTTGAAATTGTGCACCgaagaaaaattttgaaaatgtatgtgGACAATAAAAGGTAGAACAAACAGTTAAATGTGATAATTACTTATTGCATGCCCACATGTAAGCTCTATCCTCGGATCTGATTCATACTCCCAGACGATGTCAGGTTTTGCAGATGTTCGGAGTCCGTGTACTGGCCTACTCTCTGCTCCGACCATCACATGAAAAGGATCGTGTAGAATATCACTTGTTTGGTCTGGCTCATAGATAAAATAATGTTCTAGATTTACAATATCTATGAGCCAGTACtctgtttttaatattgatgcTATAGATTTTCGTATATCCTGAATTGTAGATTTCTGTTGATAAAATCACATCATTAAAAGACATTGTATTTGAATGTTTGTTTGAAGATAACTATATTTATGTCTTAAAAGCAGTGTCGTTTATTTATCAGAAAGCGTTCATTATATTCTTTATAACACACTTACCTTTCTAACAGCATATAATCTATCCGACGAAAGAGTCTTGAAAAGTATCATTTCTGGCGATTTTCACTGTGCATATACGTGGATGACAATTTTCGTTTTTCGTCTGATCAATTATTTCGTAGAAAACTAAAATGAAACTGGGTTTTTTGAATATCattaatctatttttagaagtgAGAAATCCTGAACTCCAAATCAtctataaataatattaaataggtagaaattttcattttcattttcattttcatttgtcaTTCAGGGAATGTGTTAATGCGTTTGTCCAAGTAAATCGGTGTGTTTGTATCTTGAAACGTCAACAAAATGTCGCTGACCATATTTGTGAAAATGTCAACTAGAAACAAATCTGAAACAATCAACATACAAAAGGTAGGATATATTTAACAATTAATGCATCATGTACAGTATTCTTCGGAGAACATTTTATTGGTAATGATACCagtatactttttttttgtttacgtaGACG is drawn from Crassostrea angulata isolate pt1a10 chromosome 5, ASM2561291v2, whole genome shotgun sequence and contains these coding sequences:
- the LOC128186013 gene encoding uncharacterized protein LOC128186013 is translated as MILFKTLSSDRLYAVRKKSTIQDIRKSIASILKTEYWLIDIVNLEHYFIYEPDQTSDILHDPFHVMVGAESRPVHGLRTSAKPDIVWEYESDPRIELTCGHAITPDNLFGLIREKILQNDYCLRCPGKTDYGTCGQIWNNVDILQNCVLSSDEFIFFSGKLSLNFLNNRQRGDIKLCPGCNSFCERLRVTDSHVKCYICSSSQLYPFKFCWHCLQIWTHNHVCYAHNDYINNVEIRRQLVECPKVTLDYSHMSGVPSKRLCPNCKTLLQHDQACKSMLCTFCKTEFCFACLKTAINGKLTCGEFDGQCVVAPIQLTD